In Streptomyces sp. NBC_00306, a single genomic region encodes these proteins:
- a CDS encoding PepSY-associated TM helix domain-containing protein → MAIDAPVHGRTETEQEPPTGSTWSALRPLLLRIHFYAGLLIAPLLLAAAASGLLYALSFQAEKVIYSHELEVPVGDRALPLSAQVEAARDARPDGTVTGVWPSSEDGATTRVLMDAPGVEEGKSLAVFVDPYTAQVRGELPSYGSSGALPLRSWIDSLHRDLLLGDFGRHYSELAASWLWVVALGGLLLWLGRRRSSKRALFVPERGTKGRRRTLSWHGTVGLWAVIGLVLLSATGLTWSRYAGENIGAVQDQLGGATPAVSAAVEPGAAAGGEHAGHGDGAGAAHQGADVGVDQALRSAQAAGIDGRLAITMPAEGTGYVVKETDTVFPVHLDSVAVDPANGEVIDELRFADYPVLAKLTRFGIDAHMGVFLGLANQLALAALALALILLILWGYRMWWLRRPTKGRTLAGGRPIPRGAWRKAPVTALLPLAAATALVGWFVPLLGISLLAFVLVDAAVGAVRKVRART, encoded by the coding sequence ATGGCCATTGACGCCCCCGTTCACGGCAGAACCGAAACCGAGCAGGAGCCGCCGACGGGCTCCACCTGGAGTGCCCTGCGGCCGCTCCTCCTGCGTATCCACTTCTACGCCGGTCTGCTCATCGCGCCGCTGCTGCTCGCCGCGGCCGCCAGCGGACTGCTCTACGCCCTCTCGTTCCAGGCCGAGAAGGTCATCTACAGCCACGAGCTGGAGGTCCCCGTCGGCGACCGTGCCCTGCCGCTGAGCGCCCAGGTCGAGGCCGCCCGCGACGCCCGGCCCGACGGCACGGTGACCGGCGTCTGGCCGAGCTCCGAGGACGGCGCCACCACCCGCGTCCTGATGGACGCGCCCGGCGTCGAGGAGGGCAAGTCGCTCGCCGTCTTCGTCGACCCGTACACCGCCCAGGTCCGCGGCGAGCTGCCCTCCTACGGCAGTTCGGGTGCCCTCCCGCTGCGCAGCTGGATCGACAGCCTGCACCGGGACCTCCTCCTCGGAGACTTCGGCCGCCACTACAGCGAACTGGCCGCCAGCTGGCTGTGGGTGGTCGCACTGGGCGGTCTGCTCCTGTGGCTCGGCCGCCGGCGCAGCTCGAAGCGTGCCCTGTTCGTGCCCGAGCGCGGGACCAAGGGCCGCCGCAGGACGCTCTCCTGGCACGGCACCGTCGGTCTGTGGGCCGTGATCGGTCTCGTGCTGCTCTCCGCCACCGGTCTGACCTGGTCGCGATACGCGGGCGAGAACATCGGCGCGGTGCAGGACCAGCTCGGCGGGGCCACCCCCGCCGTCTCCGCGGCAGTCGAGCCCGGCGCCGCCGCCGGCGGCGAACACGCGGGGCACGGCGACGGCGCCGGAGCCGCCCACCAGGGTGCGGACGTCGGTGTGGACCAGGCCCTCCGGTCCGCACAGGCCGCGGGGATCGACGGCAGACTCGCGATCACGATGCCCGCCGAGGGCACCGGCTATGTGGTCAAGGAGACGGACACCGTGTTCCCCGTCCACCTCGACTCCGTCGCCGTCGACCCCGCGAACGGCGAGGTCATCGACGAACTCCGGTTCGCCGACTACCCGGTGCTCGCCAAGCTGACCCGCTTCGGCATCGACGCGCACATGGGCGTGTTCCTGGGCCTGGCCAACCAGCTGGCCCTGGCCGCCCTCGCCCTGGCCCTGATCCTGCTGATCCTGTGGGGCTACCGCATGTGGTGGCTGCGCCGGCCCACGAAGGGGCGCACACTCGCCGGTGGCCGGCCGATACCGCGCGGAGCCTGGCGGAAGGCGCCCGTCACCGCCCTGCTGCCGCTCGCCGCGGCCACGGCGCTCGTCGGCTGGTTCGTGCCGCTGCTGGGCATCTCCCTGCTGGCGTTCGTGCTGGTCGACGCGGCGGTCGGAGCCGTACGGAAGGTCAGGGCGCGTACCTGA
- a CDS encoding ARPP-2 domain-containing protein yields the protein MNKLDMTGLTAAPGQTWGGIRLVPLLRDKPVDGLRLRHEVYGPGYGAVETGPRTTYLSYVPHGFVADWSGDGSRSATYGTQLGDGCPVTIPVRRHHRLAKRRSVKGVSERRLRFLPLHLALDGYLALHFNGPSVVWDEWSQQAVRRGLSPRAEAAWAGWQVRGLAEALRLFEIHPDQCGVLVYAADSLAAAFVVPHPEDYRALHPSLIEDLYGELVHQYAFFGAAVPAFEARIRDSRHLTTLADLRAAALAQERSWTAAHATLFANRLLDPSYLYERVYRMESFALWRFLPSFSRGEAEQHIGEVITDHKGRVAYLKTFRLSEAQIRRGHLLNRLHDHDWHLGRTAQSLGTTEADLVRRIRDAGFSSLLKHGVERVARS from the coding sequence ATGAACAAGCTGGACATGACCGGCCTGACCGCGGCGCCCGGCCAGACGTGGGGCGGCATCCGCTTGGTGCCCCTGCTGCGCGACAAGCCGGTGGACGGGCTGCGGCTGCGCCACGAGGTCTACGGCCCCGGATACGGCGCGGTGGAGACCGGGCCCCGGACGACCTACCTCTCCTACGTCCCGCACGGCTTCGTCGCCGACTGGTCGGGCGACGGCAGCCGGTCGGCCACGTACGGCACCCAGCTGGGCGACGGCTGCCCGGTGACCATCCCCGTCCGCCGTCACCACCGGCTCGCCAAGCGGCGTTCGGTGAAGGGCGTCAGCGAGCGGCGGCTGCGCTTCCTGCCGCTCCACCTCGCTCTGGACGGCTATCTGGCACTGCACTTCAACGGGCCGTCCGTCGTCTGGGACGAGTGGTCCCAGCAGGCCGTGCGCCGGGGGCTCTCCCCGCGCGCGGAAGCGGCCTGGGCCGGATGGCAGGTGCGTGGTCTCGCGGAAGCGCTGCGGCTCTTCGAGATCCACCCGGACCAGTGCGGCGTGCTGGTCTACGCGGCGGACTCGCTCGCCGCGGCCTTCGTCGTGCCGCACCCCGAGGACTACCGCGCCCTGCATCCGTCGCTGATCGAGGATCTGTACGGCGAGCTGGTGCACCAGTACGCCTTCTTCGGCGCCGCGGTGCCCGCCTTCGAGGCCAGGATCCGCGACAGCCGCCACCTCACGACGCTCGCCGATCTGCGGGCGGCCGCGCTGGCACAGGAGCGCAGCTGGACCGCGGCCCACGCCACCCTGTTCGCGAACCGGCTGCTCGACCCGTCGTACCTCTACGAACGGGTTTACCGGATGGAGTCGTTCGCGCTGTGGCGCTTCCTGCCCTCCTTCAGCCGCGGCGAGGCGGAGCAGCACATCGGCGAGGTCATCACGGACCACAAGGGCCGGGTCGCCTATCTGAAGACCTTTCGTCTGTCCGAGGCACAGATCCGCCGCGGCCACCTGCTGAACCGGCTGCACGACCACGACTGGCATCTGGGCCGAACGGCGCAGTCACTCGGCACCACCGAGGCCGATCTGGTGCGCAGAATCCGTGACGCGGGCTTCTCGTCCCTGCTCAAGCACGGGGTCGAGAGGGTGGCCAGGAGCTAA
- the glnII gene encoding glutamine synthetase: MTFKAEYIWIDGTEPTAKLRSKTKILTEAGGELPIWGFDGSSTNQAEGHASDCVLKPVFSCPDPIRGGDDLLVLCEVLNTDMTPHPSNTRAQLAEVAAGFTAQEPIFGIEQEYTFFKGSRPLGFPEGGFPAAQGGYYCGVGADEIFGRDVVEAHLENCLAAGLGISGINAEVMPGQWEFQVGPLAPLEVSDQLWIARWLLYRTAEDFEVSATLDPKPVKGDWNGAGAHTNFSTKAMREGYEAIITACESLGEGSKPLDHVKNYGAGIDDRLTGLHETAPWNEYSYGVSNRGASVRIPWQVEQDGKGYIEDRRPNANVDPYVVTRLLVDTCCTALEKAGQV; the protein is encoded by the coding sequence GTGACCTTCAAGGCTGAGTACATCTGGATCGACGGCACCGAGCCGACGGCCAAGCTTCGCTCCAAGACGAAGATCCTCACCGAGGCCGGCGGCGAGCTGCCGATCTGGGGCTTCGACGGGTCCAGCACCAACCAGGCCGAGGGGCACGCCTCCGACTGTGTGCTGAAGCCGGTCTTCTCCTGCCCCGACCCGATCCGCGGCGGCGACGACCTGCTGGTGCTGTGCGAGGTCCTCAACACGGACATGACGCCGCACCCCTCCAACACCCGGGCGCAGCTGGCCGAGGTGGCGGCGGGGTTCACCGCGCAGGAGCCGATCTTCGGCATCGAGCAGGAGTACACGTTCTTCAAGGGCAGCCGCCCGCTCGGCTTCCCCGAGGGCGGCTTCCCGGCCGCGCAGGGCGGCTACTACTGCGGTGTCGGCGCGGACGAGATCTTCGGCCGTGACGTCGTCGAGGCCCACCTGGAGAACTGTCTCGCGGCGGGTCTCGGGATCTCCGGCATCAATGCCGAGGTCATGCCCGGCCAGTGGGAGTTCCAGGTCGGACCGCTCGCCCCGCTGGAGGTCTCCGACCAGCTGTGGATCGCGCGCTGGCTGCTCTACCGCACCGCCGAGGACTTCGAGGTCTCCGCGACGCTCGACCCGAAGCCGGTGAAGGGCGACTGGAACGGCGCCGGTGCGCACACCAACTTCTCGACCAAGGCGATGCGCGAGGGCTACGAAGCGATCATCACCGCCTGCGAGTCGCTGGGCGAGGGCTCCAAGCCGCTCGACCACGTCAAGAACTACGGCGCCGGCATCGACGACCGGCTCACCGGTCTGCACGAGACCGCCCCGTGGAACGAGTACAGCTACGGCGTCTCGAACCGCGGCGCCTCGGTGCGCATCCCGTGGCAGGTCGAGCAGGACGGCAAGGGCTACATCGAGGACCGCCGCCCGAACGCCAACGTCGACCCGTACGTGGTGACCCGTCTGCTGGTGGACACCTGCTGCACCGCTCTGGAGAAGGCCGGACAGGTCTGA
- a CDS encoding TIR domain-containing protein — MTRVFIASSTEGRPFAQAVAAVLARQGVEPLLWWSQQCFPPGMTLLDSLLRLLNEADGALIIATPDDRTTRRGATSYAPASNVLLEYGLFTGRLGQARVAIVTVGDPDLPSDLGGVVHLRLGPPDAHQDPSVYESVEIEPRIVPWLRTLDAVSSNGARIAGLLTRLAPQAKPRDRVRLKARVLCDQLDSRAFPKLPEPQVLDILRRYALSYGREERVGHTVKTPVAGYLDLTRVAPESLDQRVLAGHLAYHVAELVSRKVMRPTLLAVSKVAATGILSAAADLLPFPAVYVSPYGPNRDNPVEGFYENGDRAVLLHDVALSGHHLVDCMTALRSAGINARHIVALAEHDGQNEALDSLLEENGIMMHTAVKFTPGTGRGPQAVETIQPLGITGAPDAETTPPCLLCDVLHDADTTPFRGLFERAELPRELLAEADGFVVVADVAPLTRGHVLIVPDEHALSMSALPAASLATLEMLRRHVTSVIREGYASEVVAFEHGMCDPTVRSSCGIDHAHLHVLPLEQSVTEGFRERFACREIGSLSDLPQANDAQQEYLLLIDQEGRHHFAPTQVSTSQYFRKMIADKTGELLWKWSDKVLLGDRAETRDRILELHRVFGVFGVFD; from the coding sequence ATGACGCGCGTGTTCATAGCTTCGTCGACGGAGGGCCGGCCGTTCGCGCAGGCCGTGGCGGCCGTGCTGGCGCGGCAGGGGGTGGAGCCCCTGCTCTGGTGGAGCCAGCAGTGTTTTCCGCCCGGGATGACCCTGCTCGACTCGCTGCTGCGGCTGCTGAACGAGGCGGACGGCGCGCTGATCATCGCCACTCCGGACGACCGGACCACCCGGCGCGGGGCGACGAGCTACGCCCCCGCCAGCAACGTCCTGCTGGAGTACGGGCTGTTCACCGGACGGCTCGGGCAGGCACGCGTGGCGATCGTGACGGTGGGGGATCCCGATCTGCCCTCCGACCTCGGCGGAGTCGTCCATCTGCGGCTCGGCCCGCCGGACGCGCACCAGGACCCCTCGGTGTACGAATCGGTGGAGATCGAGCCGCGGATCGTGCCGTGGCTGCGCACGCTGGACGCGGTGAGCAGCAACGGCGCGCGGATCGCCGGGCTGCTCACCCGCCTCGCCCCGCAGGCCAAACCACGAGACCGGGTACGGCTCAAGGCACGGGTGCTGTGCGACCAGCTGGACTCGCGGGCCTTCCCCAAACTGCCCGAGCCGCAGGTCCTCGACATCCTGCGGCGCTACGCCCTCTCGTACGGGCGCGAAGAGCGAGTCGGGCATACGGTGAAAACGCCGGTGGCGGGCTATCTCGATCTGACGCGCGTCGCTCCGGAATCGCTCGACCAGCGGGTCCTGGCAGGCCACCTGGCCTACCATGTGGCCGAACTGGTCAGCCGAAAGGTCATGCGACCGACACTGCTCGCCGTTTCCAAGGTGGCGGCCACCGGTATTTTGAGCGCGGCAGCCGACTTGCTACCCTTCCCAGCCGTCTACGTAAGTCCCTACGGCCCGAACCGTGACAACCCCGTCGAGGGTTTTTACGAGAATGGCGATCGTGCTGTCCTGTTGCACGATGTGGCCCTGAGTGGACATCATCTGGTCGATTGCATGACCGCCCTGAGGTCAGCAGGCATCAATGCCCGACACATTGTTGCGCTCGCCGAACACGACGGTCAGAACGAGGCGCTCGATTCATTGCTCGAAGAAAACGGGATCATGATGCACACCGCCGTGAAGTTCACCCCAGGCACCGGACGCGGCCCGCAGGCGGTGGAGACCATCCAGCCCCTCGGCATCACCGGTGCCCCGGACGCGGAGACCACCCCGCCGTGCCTGTTGTGCGATGTGCTGCACGACGCCGACACCACGCCGTTCCGCGGCCTGTTCGAGCGTGCGGAGCTGCCGCGCGAGCTGCTGGCGGAGGCCGACGGCTTCGTGGTCGTGGCCGATGTCGCCCCGCTGACCCGGGGGCATGTGCTCATCGTCCCGGATGAGCACGCCCTGTCGATGTCCGCCCTGCCGGCCGCGTCGCTCGCGACGCTGGAAATGCTGCGCAGGCACGTCACCTCGGTCATCCGCGAGGGGTACGCGTCGGAAGTGGTCGCATTCGAGCACGGAATGTGCGACCCCACGGTGCGTTCCTCCTGTGGAATCGACCATGCGCATCTGCATGTCCTGCCGCTGGAACAGTCCGTCACCGAAGGCTTCCGGGAGCGCTTCGCTTGCCGGGAAATCGGATCCCTGTCCGATCTGCCGCAGGCCAACGACGCGCAACAGGAATACCTTCTGCTGATCGACCAGGAGGGCAGGCACCATTTCGCCCCGACCCAGGTGTCGACGAGCCAGTACTTCCGCAAGATGATCGCCGATAAGACCGGTGAGCTGCTCTGGAAATGGAGCGACAAAGTGCTGCTGGGAGACCGCGCGGAGACCCGCGACCGGATTCTGGAGCTGCACCGTGTCTTCGGCGTATTCGGCGTATTCGACTGA
- the pdxR gene encoding MocR-like pyridoxine biosynthesis transcription factor PdxR — protein sequence MADSWVNPAEILGADLHLELTGGGSRRAALMRALRDAIRTGRLAPGTRLPPYRSLAADLCIARNTVADAYAELVAEGWLTARQGSGTRVAHRTEPTTPVRRPRTATPEHRPVYDLIQGRPDPSAFPRAAWLASARRALTAAPHDTFGPGDPRGRPELREALAEYLGRVRGVRTDPSRIVVCSGAAHALRLLAQVVGGWWGVEEYGLPFHHALLTDSGVRTVSLPVDEHGADIALLGGERAVLLTPAHQFPTGGPLHAERRSALVDWARSSGGLVLEDDYDGEFRYDRRPVGAVQGLDPDRVVLMGSVSKSLSPTLRIGWMVLPPQLLDDVLAAKGEREQYSSATEQLTLADFVRCGAYDRHVRRMRLRYRRRRDRLVALLTERAPQVRVTGIAAGLHAVLELPPGTERAVVKAAAWQGLAVEGLADFCRPGGPGEGADGLRDGLVVGYATPPEHLYTEALDALCRALPPA from the coding sequence ATGGCAGATTCATGGGTCAATCCGGCGGAGATCCTGGGTGCCGACCTGCATCTGGAGCTCACCGGCGGCGGCAGCCGTCGTGCGGCCCTGATGCGTGCGCTGCGGGACGCGATCCGGACCGGGCGGCTCGCGCCGGGCACCCGGCTGCCGCCGTACCGCTCGCTCGCAGCCGATCTCTGTATCGCCCGCAACACCGTGGCCGACGCCTACGCCGAGCTGGTCGCGGAGGGCTGGCTCACCGCGCGACAGGGCTCGGGGACCCGCGTCGCGCATCGCACGGAACCGACCACGCCCGTACGCAGACCGCGCACCGCGACACCCGAACACCGGCCGGTGTACGACCTCATACAGGGCCGTCCCGATCCCTCCGCCTTCCCCCGCGCCGCCTGGCTGGCCTCCGCGCGCCGGGCGCTGACCGCCGCACCCCACGACACCTTCGGGCCCGGTGATCCGCGGGGACGGCCGGAGCTGCGCGAGGCGCTGGCGGAGTATCTGGGCCGGGTGCGCGGAGTGCGGACCGACCCCAGCCGGATCGTCGTGTGCTCGGGTGCCGCGCACGCGCTGCGGCTTCTCGCGCAGGTGGTGGGCGGGTGGTGGGGCGTCGAGGAGTACGGACTGCCCTTCCACCACGCGCTGCTGACCGACAGCGGTGTGCGGACCGTCTCCCTGCCGGTCGACGAACACGGCGCGGACATCGCCCTGTTGGGCGGGGAACGGGCCGTCCTGCTCACTCCGGCCCATCAGTTCCCGACCGGCGGCCCGCTGCACGCCGAACGGCGCTCGGCCCTCGTGGACTGGGCACGGTCGTCGGGCGGTCTGGTCCTGGAGGACGACTACGACGGCGAGTTCCGCTACGACCGCCGGCCCGTGGGCGCCGTGCAGGGCCTGGATCCGGACCGGGTGGTGCTGATGGGGTCCGTGAGCAAGAGCCTCTCCCCCACCCTGCGGATCGGCTGGATGGTGCTGCCGCCGCAGCTGCTGGACGATGTCCTGGCGGCGAAGGGCGAGCGCGAGCAGTACTCCAGCGCCACCGAACAGCTCACGCTCGCGGACTTCGTCCGGTGCGGGGCGTACGACCGTCATGTCCGCAGGATGCGGCTGCGGTACCGCCGCCGGCGCGACCGGCTCGTCGCGCTGCTGACCGAACGGGCGCCGCAGGTACGGGTGACGGGGATCGCGGCCGGGCTGCACGCCGTACTGGAGCTGCCGCCGGGGACGGAGCGGGCCGTGGTGAAGGCGGCAGCCTGGCAGGGACTCGCCGTCGAAGGGCTCGCCGACTTCTGCCGGCCCGGCGGGCCGGGTGAGGGGGCGGACGGGCTCCGGGACGGCCTGGTCGTCGGGTACGCCACCCCGCCCGAGCATCTGTACACGGAAGCCCTGGACGCCCTGTGCCGCGCGCTCCCGCCGGCCTGA
- a CDS encoding Gfo/Idh/MocA family protein, producing MTTPAKQLRIGLFGAGPWAERTQAPALAAHPGVEFAGVWARRPEAAEVIARAHGTAAYTGEDGADELLASCDIAAFALPPDIQAPLAARAAAAGCHLLLDKPVATDVATARATADAAERAGVASVVFCTLRFAAETAAWIEERAAAKGWYTAHARWLGSLFAHDSDSPYAASPWRREKGGLWDVGPHVLSVLIPVLGDVTRVTAARGPEDTVHLVLRHASGASSTATLGLSAPVSASGVSIDLVGEPGTASLPEWGDAVGSFRAALDALVESARTGRPHSCDLAFGLRLTEILAEAEAQLPAREGEPRLP from the coding sequence ATGACGACCCCCGCGAAGCAGCTGCGTATCGGACTCTTCGGCGCCGGCCCGTGGGCCGAGCGCACCCAGGCGCCCGCCCTTGCCGCCCATCCCGGTGTCGAGTTCGCGGGGGTGTGGGCCAGGCGGCCCGAGGCCGCCGAGGTGATCGCCAGGGCGCACGGCACGGCCGCGTACACCGGGGAGGACGGCGCCGACGAGCTGCTCGCCTCCTGCGACATCGCGGCCTTCGCCCTGCCGCCGGACATCCAGGCGCCGCTCGCCGCGCGGGCCGCCGCGGCCGGCTGCCATCTGCTGCTGGACAAGCCGGTGGCGACGGATGTGGCCACAGCCCGGGCCACGGCGGACGCGGCCGAGCGGGCCGGGGTGGCGTCCGTGGTGTTCTGCACGCTGCGCTTCGCCGCCGAGACCGCGGCCTGGATCGAGGAACGGGCCGCGGCGAAGGGCTGGTACACGGCCCATGCGCGGTGGCTCGGTTCGCTGTTCGCGCACGACAGCGACAGCCCGTACGCCGCCTCGCCCTGGCGGCGCGAGAAGGGCGGGCTGTGGGACGTCGGCCCGCATGTGCTGTCCGTGCTGATCCCGGTGCTCGGCGACGTGACCCGGGTGACGGCGGCCCGAGGCCCCGAGGACACCGTGCACCTGGTGCTGCGGCACGCGTCGGGCGCTTCGAGTACGGCGACCCTGGGGCTGAGCGCGCCGGTGAGCGCCTCGGGCGTGAGTATCGATCTCGTGGGCGAGCCGGGGACGGCCTCGCTGCCGGAGTGGGGGGACGCCGTCGGATCGTTCCGGGCCGCGCTGGACGCGCTGGTGGAGTCGGCGCGCACGGGACGGCCGCACAGCTGTGACCTGGCGTTCGGGCTGCGGCTGACCGAGATCCTCGCCGAGGCCGAGGCACAGCTGCCGGCCCGTGAGGGGGAACCGCGGCTCCCGTGA
- a CDS encoding IS110 family transposase, translated as MLLIGDDWAEDHHDVEVQDETGRKLAAAKLPEGVDGVAKLHELVAKHGGEKLDPNAVIVGIETDRGPWVQALIAAGYKVYAINPRQVARFKERYGTSGAKSDKGDAHALADMVRIDRDQLRPIAGDSEQAQAIKVVARAHQTLIWERTRIFQRLRNALREYFPAALDAYADLTLLGADALELLVKAPTPQAAAKLTHAQITAALARARRRNRTAKAAVIQTALREQHLELAEPVTAAYAATVVAHARLLITLNEQIADLETQVKAHFHAHPDAEIYLSMPGMGEISGARVLAEFGDDPTRYASAKARKNYAGTSPITRASGKSHTVQARFVRNNRLADALQAQAFSALNGSPGARAYYDKQRVRDVGYNGALRQVGNRLVGILHGCLKTRTLYDEATAWSHYAYLHAA; from the coding sequence TTGCTGCTGATCGGCGATGACTGGGCCGAGGATCACCATGACGTCGAAGTCCAGGACGAGACGGGCCGGAAACTGGCCGCCGCGAAGCTACCCGAGGGCGTGGACGGCGTAGCCAAGCTCCACGAGCTCGTCGCGAAGCACGGTGGTGAGAAGCTCGATCCCAACGCTGTCATCGTCGGGATCGAGACCGACCGCGGCCCATGGGTTCAGGCTCTGATAGCCGCCGGCTACAAGGTCTACGCGATCAACCCCCGGCAGGTCGCCCGCTTCAAGGAGCGGTACGGCACATCTGGTGCCAAGAGCGACAAGGGCGACGCTCACGCGCTCGCAGACATGGTCCGCATCGACCGTGACCAGCTACGGCCTATCGCTGGAGACAGCGAACAGGCCCAAGCCATCAAGGTCGTTGCCCGCGCTCATCAGACTCTCATCTGGGAACGCACCCGCATCTTCCAGAGGCTGCGCAACGCCCTGCGTGAGTACTTCCCCGCGGCCCTGGATGCCTACGCCGACCTCACTCTGCTCGGCGCCGACGCACTGGAACTGCTCGTCAAAGCACCCACTCCGCAAGCCGCGGCGAAGCTGACCCACGCCCAGATCACTGCTGCACTGGCTCGCGCCCGTCGTCGCAACCGGACTGCGAAGGCAGCCGTCATCCAGACGGCGTTGCGCGAGCAGCACCTGGAGCTGGCTGAGCCGGTGACCGCCGCCTATGCGGCCACCGTGGTGGCTCACGCCCGGCTGCTGATCACCCTGAATGAGCAGATAGCCGACCTGGAGACGCAGGTGAAAGCCCATTTTCACGCGCACCCGGACGCTGAGATTTACCTCTCGATGCCCGGCATGGGAGAAATTAGCGGCGCCCGGGTGCTCGCCGAATTCGGAGACGACCCCACCCGCTACGCGTCCGCCAAGGCGCGGAAGAACTATGCCGGCACCAGCCCGATCACCCGAGCCTCCGGCAAGAGCCACACCGTCCAGGCCCGCTTCGTACGCAACAACCGGCTCGCCGACGCGTTGCAAGCCCAGGCGTTCTCTGCACTGAACGGATCCCCAGGCGCTCGCGCCTACTACGACAAGCAACGCGTCCGTGATGTCGGCTACAACGGGGCCCTCCGACAAGTCGGCAACCGGCTCGTCGGCATCCTCCACGGATGCCTCAAGACTCGAACGCTCTACGACGAGGCGACCGCCTGGTCGCACTACGCCTACCTCCATGCCGCTTGA
- a CDS encoding winged helix-turn-helix domain-containing protein, with amino-acid sequence MANSRSFSAVHSPAATAAQTVQGTGPGALHPGRHRLRAIDRDEVVPLGSLVDVTDFLPPGATWLPAPQHNVAGLPGRPPMLGYLVLVPAEQQAPAALLPEPARLDTGEGAGPVRIDASERTANVDGRTLDLTYLEFELLAHLVAHPQRVHTRDQLVTTVWGYGHVGDGRTVDVHVARLRRKLGADHRRTIQTVRRVGYKYAP; translated from the coding sequence ATGGCGAACTCCCGTTCCTTCTCCGCCGTCCACTCCCCCGCGGCCACCGCCGCCCAAACCGTGCAGGGCACCGGCCCCGGCGCCCTGCACCCCGGCCGTCACCGGCTGCGTGCCATCGACCGCGACGAGGTCGTGCCGCTCGGCAGCCTGGTGGACGTGACGGACTTCCTGCCGCCGGGCGCCACCTGGCTGCCCGCCCCGCAGCACAATGTGGCCGGGCTGCCGGGCCGGCCGCCGATGCTCGGCTATCTGGTCCTCGTCCCGGCCGAGCAGCAGGCCCCCGCCGCGCTGCTGCCGGAGCCCGCGCGCCTCGACACCGGCGAGGGCGCCGGTCCCGTACGGATCGACGCGTCCGAGCGCACCGCGAACGTGGACGGCCGGACGCTCGACCTCACGTATCTCGAATTCGAGCTGCTGGCGCACCTGGTGGCCCATCCGCAGCGGGTGCACACCCGCGACCAGCTCGTGACCACGGTGTGGGGCTACGGCCATGTCGGCGACGGCCGGACCGTCGACGTCCATGTCGCCCGGCTGCGCCGCAAGCTGGGCGCCGACCACCGTCGCACGATCCAGACCGTGCGGCGGGTCGGCTACAAGTACGCGCCCTGA
- a CDS encoding NAD-dependent epimerase/dehydratase family protein, with protein MRLLMLGGTEFVGRAIVESALARDWHVTVFHRGRHPAPPGVTELLGDRTTPDGLAELAEGRWDMVVDTWSAAPSVVRDSARLLAGRVERYVYVSSCSVYAAPHTAGYDETAPVVDGSADAGDVAYPEAKRGGELAVVEAFGEDRSLLVRAGLIIGPWENIGRLPWWLRRTARGGPMTAPGPRDTPLQYIDVRDLADWTLSAAAGGLSGPYNLVSEAGHTTVEGLLEACVRATGADPELRWTDPEVILAAGVEPWTDLPIWVPREQLPELHHAVHGVGVAKALAAGLRCRPVGETVADTWEWLQSIGGEAPQRPDRPVVGLSEAAEAKLLGT; from the coding sequence ATGAGACTTCTGATGCTCGGGGGTACGGAGTTCGTCGGTCGCGCGATCGTCGAATCGGCCCTTGCCCGGGACTGGCATGTGACCGTCTTCCACCGCGGGCGGCACCCCGCCCCGCCCGGGGTCACGGAGCTCCTCGGCGACCGCACGACGCCGGACGGTCTCGCGGAACTCGCCGAGGGCCGGTGGGACATGGTCGTCGACACCTGGTCCGCCGCGCCCTCGGTGGTACGGGACTCGGCCCGGCTGCTCGCCGGCCGGGTGGAGCGCTACGTCTATGTGTCGAGCTGCTCGGTGTACGCCGCGCCCCATACCGCTGGGTACGACGAGACCGCCCCCGTGGTCGACGGCTCGGCGGACGCGGGCGACGTGGCGTACCCGGAGGCGAAACGCGGTGGTGAACTCGCCGTCGTGGAGGCGTTCGGCGAGGACCGTTCGCTGCTGGTGCGCGCCGGGTTGATCATCGGCCCCTGGGAGAACATCGGCCGGCTGCCATGGTGGCTGCGGCGGACCGCCCGTGGGGGCCCTATGACGGCGCCCGGCCCGCGGGACACCCCGCTCCAGTACATCGATGTGCGCGACCTCGCCGACTGGACGCTCTCGGCCGCGGCGGGCGGGCTGAGCGGTCCCTACAACCTGGTGAGCGAGGCGGGGCACACGACCGTCGAGGGTCTGCTGGAGGCGTGCGTCCGGGCCACGGGCGCGGACCCGGAGCTGCGCTGGACGGATCCCGAGGTGATTCTGGCGGCGGGCGTGGAGCCCTGGACCGACCTGCCGATCTGGGTGCCCCGGGAGCAGTTGCCGGAGCTGCACCACGCGGTGCACGGCGTCGGGGTGGCCAAGGCGCTGGCGGCGGGCCTGCGTTGTCGGCCGGTCGGGGAGACGGTGGCGGACACCTGGGAGTGGCTCCAGTCGATCGGCGGCGAAGCACCGCAGCGGCCCGACCGGCCGGTGGTGGGCCTGTCCGAAGCCGCGGAGGCGAAACTGCTGGGCACGTGA